In Dehalococcoidia bacterium, the sequence CCCACTCTTGGGGGAAGGTTAGGGAACGGGGGACACCCCCGAACCCCCGGCAGGAGGAATCCTGCACCTCGTGTCAGACGCCCTAAACGAACTTCACGTCCAAGAAGTGGGTGGAGCAGGATACGCACGGATCGTACGACCTGACCAGCATTTCCAGCAACAGACGGATCTCATCCTGGCTCTTATCGAGAATCTTGGGAACCAGCGCTTCGAAGTCCTTCTGAATGTTGCCGTGGTTCTGGTTGGTTGGGATGCAGATATTGGCCGACATGCATCGTCCGTCATCATCGAAGGCATAGCGGTGGAACAGAATGCCGCGCGGAGCTTCCACTGCGCCTACGCCCACGCCTGCCTTCGGCACTACCTGGGCAACCTCGGGCTTTATCCCGGCGGAGAGAAGGTCATCGATGAACTGCAGCGATCTTTCCACTACCTGTACGGCCTCAACCACCTGAGCCACGCTGTTCATGTAGGGATTGCAGCACCCTTTCTTCAGGCCGAAGGATTGAGCTGTTTTGGTTGCCAAGGGCAGCAGGTTATCCGCATTCAGGTTAAATCTGGCCAGGGCCCCGACGGCGTATGAATCTCTGTGCCACTTGGTCCACTTGGCGGTGGATTGGGCCGGGACATATTCGTTGGCTACCGATTCCCATTTGTGAATATCCACGATCTCCGGGGTATCGGTGCTGCCGATTTGCCCATGGTGGAAGGGATAGCGCCCGGGCTGGACCAGCGCGATATACTCTGTTGGCCGATCAAAGCTGGGGAGTTTTCCAGCCAGACTCAAAACCAGATTGGCTATGGCCTGCAGTTTTGGGATGGTGTCCTCAAGGGATTTTTTCAACCCTCTCAGTTCGGTCTCGGAGGGAAGCTTCCCGAATCCGCCTACTCTCAGGGTGACCGGATGCGTGGTTCGGCCGCCGATCAACTCTGTCCACTCGCTTCCGATGCGATGGACCCCGACAATGGTCTTGACTGCATCGGGATGAGAAGAGGCCAGAGGCACCACCGATTTGGCTCCCAGCAGATCGGGCGCCACGAGATAGCCGACGTGCAGGATGTGGCTCTGGAACTGCTCTCCATAGTGCAGAAGCATGCGCAGTTTTCGGGTCTGCTCCGATACCGAGACGCCCATAGCATCCTCAACGGCCTTGACTGCTGCCAGGGAGTGAGATACCGAACATATCCCGCAGATTCGGCTCACGATCACCTGGATGTCGTACCACATGCGCCCGCGTACCATGGCCTCAAAAAAGCGCGGCGCTTCCGGCACCTGCCATTCCAACTTCTCTATCGTGCCGTCGGTGGCTTTGAGGATGATGTTTCCGTGTCCCTCAATTCGCGTGATATGATGAACATTGATGTCAATCTTTTTGCTCATAGCGTATGCTCCTGTTTACTGCCGAATAGTAACATCCGCCCCCTCAGGTCATCAACTGTCTTTCCGTAGAACTTCATGACGTCCTTTGCCGCGTTAACGTTGGGATTATCCACATAACCACGGCAGCCGAAGCACCAGAAACCGCCAGTTGGACACGGAGCGTCGCATCCCGCTCTGGTGATCGGGCCGAGGCAAATTTCGCCATACTCATATCGGCAGACATTGCCTTTCAGCTTGCACTCTACGCAGACAGGATATGTTTGAATGGGCGGTTGCTTGCCCATCAAAAGACAGCGGATGGCATTGGCTAGCTCCTTGTTGTTGATGGGACAGCCGTGCACCTGGAAGTCCACTTTGACAACCTCATTGACTGCCTTGGTCGGGGTTGTGTGTAGATGGGGCATTCTACCTGCTTCGCCATATACACAGTCCCTCACTTCCTCCATCCCGAACCTGTTCTTCAGTTTGTTCACGCCGCCGGTTGCGGCACATGCGCCGATGGTGATCAGGAGACCGGCCCGTTTGCGGATTTCCTTCAGTCTCTCCTCATCTTCAGGGCGCGTGATCGAGCCTTCGATCATGGCGATATCATACGTATCGCTCTGCTTGGACATCGCCTCCCGCCATTCAACGGGGTCTACTACAGAGACCAAGTTGAGGATGTCTTCCTCCAGATTCACAATCTGGAGCTGGCATCCTTCGCAACAGGCAAAATCGAATATGGCTACTTTTGGCTTACTCATTAGATGGCCTCCTTCACTTCGGCCACATCGGCATATTTGAAGACCGGGCCTTCCTGGCAGGCATAGAGTCCGTTAATCTGACAGTGGCCGCATTTGCCGACTCCGCATTTCATGTGCCGCTCCAGCGACACATAGATGTTATCGGCGGTCATCCCTGTCTTATAAAGTGACATGATGGCGAACTTGTACATCACTGGCGGTCCGCAGACAATGGCTACTGTCTTGCCGGGATCGACCGACATATCCGTCATCAAGGTGGTTATCACCCCAACATTACCCTTCCAGTTTTCATCTCCCCGGTCGACGGTTTCAGTGTAGGTTACCCGGTCCTTGGATGCCCAGTTCTTGACCTCATTGATGAACAACCTCTCGACCGGATTTCTGCAGCCATAGAGGATGGTCACATTGCCATAATTCTTGCGGTTATCCATAACATAGTTGATTGCCGAACGCACAGGCGCCAAGCCTAAACCGCCGCAGACAAAAATGATATCCTTCCCCTTCATCGTACCCTCTACCGGGAAGTTCGTTCCGAAGGGGCCGCGGATTCCCAACTTATCGCCCGGTTTGAGGTTATGTATGGCGCGGGTGACATTTCCCGCGTTTCGCACCACCAGCTGGAAAGAGCCTTTCTGTGTCGGCGATGATGAAACGGAGATAGGCGCTTCGCCAATGCCGAGGACGGATACCTCCACGAACTGGCCCGGTTTATTACCCAGTTCCCGGCCGGAATCCAGCTTCAATTCGAAAAAGCGCTCCATCGCTGTCATCGGCTCTGACTTCAGCACTGTGGCCAAATGCGGCCGATAGATGTCGTCCTGAGATTTGATTGTCGTTTCCATTATTTACTCACCCTCCGCGAGTCGGTTCATAACCTCGACCGGATTTGCAATATTGGCAGTACAGGCGGTGACGCACCTGCCGCATCCCACGCAGGCAATCTGCCCTCCGATCTTCGTGGGCACGTATTTCCCTTTCCTCAAATAGCGATGGCGAAACCGTGCCGATTTGTCCTTGCGGAAATTGTGATTGCCCGCTACCGTGGCAAAATCGGTCAGCATGCATCCGTCCCAAACCCGGATGCGCTCTCCGCTTGAAAGGTCCCAGTTTGTCTCATCGCGAACATCAAAGCAGTAGCAGGTGGGGCATACGAGAACACATGATCCGCAGGAATAGCACAGGTTGGCCCGCTCTTCCCAGATGGGATTATCGTATCCCTCTTCCAGCAGCTTGGGCCATTTTGAGGGAGGCACTTTCAGATCGTGCTTGCGCAGCCGCTGTTTGTTGTATTCCCAGACCATTTTGCGCTGTTCAATCCAGCTCTCGCTTGCATCGGGCGCTGCTACGAGGCCCAGCATCAGGCTCTTGCCTGACATTGTTTTCCCATCCACCAGATAGTCATCGCCGATTTTGGTGATGAGAATATCGTATCCGTCTTCAATATGCGATGTCCCCATGCTGCCGGCGAAAACATTCGGTGAAACTCGATAGACATCTACCACCACAATCGTGGCATTTTTCCGCCTGGTCATGTAGTGAACATCATAAGTCCCCTGCGAGAATATCTCATCCATCTGCAGGATGGCCGCCATGTCATACGGGTGCACGCCAAAGAGGACAAAGGGTTTGTCTTCCACTACGCTTTGGTATCCGGAGGTTTTGTTGAAAGACATGAGGGTTTCTTTTGGGGGTTGGAAAAATGTTTTCGGGGGCAGGATGGTCACATCATAGTCCAACCGCAAATCAGCCGCTCGGGCCAGTGGGCCAAAAGCAAATCGGTCGCCCTTGGCCTGAACTCCAATGACCCGCTCCTTTTTAGTCAATCCGTCGATCCATGTGGTCAGTGTTGCCAGATCAACCCTTTTTATGCTCATATTTTCTCTCCGTATCTGCAATTGCCGCTAGAACTGGCTGTAGATTCGATTCAGCTCTCGGATAACATCGCGCCGGCTGATTATCCCGATAATTTTTCCGCCTTCTACAACCGAGGCGCTGCGAATCTGTCCGGCGGCAAAGTGGTTCACTATTTCCTCAACGAGCATATCAGGTGAATAGGTCTCCACTTTGTTGATCATGACTTCACGCACTACTGTGTCCTTGGCATTGCCGCTGAATGCGGAATTCACCACGTCATCCTCGGTAATCAGGCCAACGATCTTTCCGGAACTGTCCACTACCGGCATTCCGTAGATATGCCAGCGCAAGAGGAGTTTTATGGCATCGGTCACGATCATATCCTCGTTGGCTGTTACCACGGGTTGAGTCATGATATCCCTTGCCGTTCTGGTCATGCCGTCCTTTGCCGTTTTCTTGGTTGTCATAAGCTTACCTCCATATCACCTCTCAAATCTGAATTATGATCGAGTCCGCTCAAAAAATGTCCATATTCCGGAAGCTAGTGTAGCACAACCGAACTGGGCAAACAACATACTAAACCAAGTCGTATGTTACGATATGCCCGAATAAACAAAAAAAGAATCCCCCTGAATTAATTCAGGGGGATTCTTTTTTTCACCGGAACAATTTCCCCAAGCAGTTACAAAAAACCACCCAGGCCCTATCCATCCCGGAAAGCATCAGAGAAT encodes:
- a CDS encoding CBS domain-containing protein, producing the protein MTTKKTAKDGMTRTARDIMTQPVVTANEDMIVTDAIKLLLRWHIYGMPVVDSSGKIVGLITEDDVVNSAFSGNAKDTVVREVMINKVETYSPDMLVEEIVNHFAAGQIRSASVVEGGKIIGIISRRDVIRELNRIYSQF
- a CDS encoding FAD/NAD(P)-binding protein, which encodes METTIKSQDDIYRPHLATVLKSEPMTAMERFFELKLDSGRELGNKPGQFVEVSVLGIGEAPISVSSSPTQKGSFQLVVRNAGNVTRAIHNLKPGDKLGIRGPFGTNFPVEGTMKGKDIIFVCGGLGLAPVRSAINYVMDNRKNYGNVTILYGCRNPVERLFINEVKNWASKDRVTYTETVDRGDENWKGNVGVITTLMTDMSVDPGKTVAIVCGPPVMYKFAIMSLYKTGMTADNIYVSLERHMKCGVGKCGHCQINGLYACQEGPVFKYADVAEVKEAI
- a CDS encoding Ni/Fe hydrogenase subunit alpha — its product is MSKKIDINVHHITRIEGHGNIILKATDGTIEKLEWQVPEAPRFFEAMVRGRMWYDIQVIVSRICGICSVSHSLAAVKAVEDAMGVSVSEQTRKLRMLLHYGEQFQSHILHVGYLVAPDLLGAKSVVPLASSHPDAVKTIVGVHRIGSEWTELIGGRTTHPVTLRVGGFGKLPSETELRGLKKSLEDTIPKLQAIANLVLSLAGKLPSFDRPTEYIALVQPGRYPFHHGQIGSTDTPEIVDIHKWESVANEYVPAQSTAKWTKWHRDSYAVGALARFNLNADNLLPLATKTAQSFGLKKGCCNPYMNSVAQVVEAVQVVERSLQFIDDLLSAGIKPEVAQVVPKAGVGVGAVEAPRGILFHRYAFDDDGRCMSANICIPTNQNHGNIQKDFEALVPKILDKSQDEIRLLLEMLVRSYDPCVSCSTHFLDVKFV
- a CDS encoding 4Fe-4S dicluster domain-containing protein: MSIKRVDLATLTTWIDGLTKKERVIGVQAKGDRFAFGPLARAADLRLDYDVTILPPKTFFQPPKETLMSFNKTSGYQSVVEDKPFVLFGVHPYDMAAILQMDEIFSQGTYDVHYMTRRKNATIVVVDVYRVSPNVFAGSMGTSHIEDGYDILITKIGDDYLVDGKTMSGKSLMLGLVAAPDASESWIEQRKMVWEYNKQRLRKHDLKVPPSKWPKLLEEGYDNPIWEERANLCYSCGSCVLVCPTCYCFDVRDETNWDLSSGERIRVWDGCMLTDFATVAGNHNFRKDKSARFRHRYLRKGKYVPTKIGGQIACVGCGRCVTACTANIANPVEVMNRLAEGE